Below is a genomic region from Jiangella gansuensis DSM 44835.
CGCCTTCAGGACCGGCGAGCGTCCGCCCGTCCCACTGGACGAGGTCGAGCCGGTGTCGTCCATCGTGCGCAGGTTCTCCACCGGCGCCATGTCGTACGGCTCCATCAGCAAGGAGGCGCACGAGACCCTCGCCATCGCCATGAACCGGCTCGGCGGGAAGTCGAACACCGGCGAAGGCGGCGAGGACGCCGACCGGCTGTACGACCCGGAGCGGCGCAGCGCGATCAAGCAGGTGGCCAGTGGCCGGTTCGGGGTGACGTCGGACTACCTGTCCAACGCCGACGACATCCAGATCAAGATGGCGCAGGGCGCGAAGCCCGGTGAGGGCGGCCAGCTGCCGGGGCACAAGGTGTACCCGTGGGTGGCGCGTACTCGGCACTCCACCCCGGGTGTCGGTCTCATCTCGCCGCCGCCGCACCACGACATCTACTCGATCGAGGACCTCAAGCAGCTCATCCACGACCTCAAGAACGCCAACCCGGCCGCACGCATCCACGTGAAGCTGGTGGCCGAGGTCGGCGTCGGCACGGTCGCGGCGGGTGTCTCGAAGGCGCATGCCGACGTGGTGCTCATCTCCGGCCACGACGGCGGCACCGGCGCGGCGCCGCTGACCAGCCTCAAGCACGCCGGCGGCCCGTGGGAGCTGGGCCTGGCCGAGACCCAGCAGACGCTGCTGCTCAACGGCCTGCGCGACCGTATCGTCGTGCAGACCGACGGCCAGCTCAAGACCGGCCGCGACGTCGTCGTCGCCGCCCTGCTGGGTGCCGAGGAGTACGGGTTCGCGACGGCGCCGCTGGTGGTGTCCGGCTGCATCATGATGCGTGTGTGCCACCTCGACACCTGCCCGGTCGGCGTGGCCACCCAGAACCCGGAGCTGCGCAAGAAGTTCACGGGCCGGCCGGAGTTCGTGGTCAACTTCTTCGAGTACGTCGCCGAGGAGGTGCGCGAGTACCTCGCGCAGCTGGGTTTCCGTAGCCTCGACGAGGCCATCGGGCACGCCGAGATGCTCGACACCACGGCCGCGGTCGACCACTGGAAGGCCGCCGGCCTGGATCTCTCGCCCATCCTGCACGTGCCGCAGCTGCCCGCCGACGCCGCCCGCCGGCAGGTGGTCAGCCAGGACCACGGCCTGGAGAAGGCGCTGGACAACCAGCTCATCGCGCTGGCCACGGACGCCCTCGACCACGGCGAGCCGGTCCGCATCCAGCTGGAGGTACGCAACGTCAACCGCACCGTCGGCACCATGCTCGGCCACGAGGTCACCAAGCGCACCGGCGGTGCCGGCCTGCCCGACGACACCATCGACGTGACGCTGACCGGCTCGGCCGGGCAGTCGTTCGGCGCGTTCCTGCCGCCCGGCGTGACGCTGCGGCTGGAGGGCGACGTCAACGACTACCTGGCCAAGGGGCTCTCGGGCGGGCGGGTCGTGGTGCGTCCGGACCGCTCGGCCCGGTTCGTCGCGGAGGAGAACATCATCGCCGGCAACGTCGCCGCCTACGGCGCCACCGGTGGTGAGCTGTTCGTCCGCGGCGTCGTCGGCGAGCGGTTCTGTGTCCGCAACTCCGGTGTCACCGCGGTCGTCGAGGGCGTCGGCGACCACGCCTGCGAGTACATGACCGGTGGCGTCGCGGTGATCCTCGGCCGTACCGGCCGCAACATCGCCGCCGGCATGTCCGGCGGCACGGCCTACGTGCTCGACCTCGACACCAGCCTGGTGAACCCGGAGATGGTGGACGTCGACGTGCCCGATGCCGAGCAGCTCCAGCAGCTGCGGGGGATCATCGAGAAGTACCGCAACGAGACCGGCTCGGCCGTGGCCGAGGCGCTGCTGGCCGAATGGGCCGTCAACCAGGCCCGCTTCACCCTGATCATGCCCAAGGACTACAAGCGAGTGCTCGCCGCCAAGGCCGCCGCCGAGCGCGATGGACGCGACGTCGACGTCGCGATCATGGAGGCGGCGAATGGCTGACCCACGAGGCTTCCTGAAGACCCCGCGCCAGGGCGCGCAGGCGCGGCCGGTCGACGTGCGGCTCAAGGACTGGAAAGAGGTCTACCCGGAACCGGGTATCGGCCGGGCCTTGTTGCCCATCATCACCGAGCAGGCCGGCCGCTGCATGGACTGCGGCATCCCGTTCTGCCACCAGGGCTGCCCGCTGGGCAACCTCATCCCGGAGTGGAACGACCTGGTCTGGCGTGACGACTGGAAGGTGGCAGCGGAGCGGCTGCACGCCACGAACAACTTCCCGGAGTTCACCGGCCGGCTCTGCCCGGCGCCGTGCGAGGCCGCGTGTGTCGTGGCCATTGCCGACGACGCCGTCACCATCAAGAACGTCGAGGTCGCCATCATCGACAAGGCCTTCGACGAGGGCTGGGTGGTGCCGGCACCGCCGGAGCGGCTGACCGACCGCACGGTCGCGGTCGTCGGGTCCGGGCCGGCCGGCCTGGCCGTGGCCCAGCAGCTGACCCGGGCCGGTCACACGGTGGCCGTCTACGAGCGGGCCGACCGAGCCGGGGGCCTGCTGCGTTACGGCATCCCCGAGTTCAAGATGGAGAAGCGGCACCTGGATCGCCGGCTGGACCAGATGCGGGCCGAGGGCACCATCTTCCGCACCGGGGTGGACGTCGGCGGTGCCATCACCGGCCAGGAGCTGCGCTCCCGCTACGACGCCGTCGTGCTGGCCACCGGCGCGACGGCGTGGCGCGACCTGCCCGTCCCGGGGCGCGAGCTCGACGGTGTCCATCAGGCCATGGAGTACCTGCCGCAGGCCAACCGCAGCTCGCTCGGCGAGACGGTGCCCGGCCAGATCACCGCGACCGGCAAGCACGTCGTCATCATCGGCGGCGGCGACACCGGCGCAGACTGCCTTGGCACCGCGCACCGGCAGGGCGCCGCGTCGGTCACCCAGCTGGAGATCATGCCGGAGCCGCCCGGTACCCGGCACGCGTCGACGCCGTGGCCGACCTGGCCGCTGATGCTGCGTACGTCCAGCGCCCACGAAGAGGGCGGCGAGCGGGTCTACGCGGTCTCCACCCAGGAGTTCGTCGGTGTCGACGGCCGGGTGCGCGCCCTGCGGCTGGTCGAGGTGCGGCGCGCCGAGTCCGGCGGGTTCGAGCCGGTCCCCGGTTCCGAGCGCGAGCTGCCGGCCGACCTGGTGCTGCTGGCCATGGGCTTCGTCGGCCCGGAGCGTTCGGCCCTCATCGAGCAGCTGGGCGTCGACCTTGACGGGCGTGGCAACATCGTGCGTGACGATTCCTACGAGACCACCGTGCCCGGCGTGTTCGTGGCCGGGGACGCCGGTCGCGGTCAGTCGCTGATCGTGTGGGCCATCGCGGAGGGCCGCGCCGCTGCCGCCGCGGTCGACCGCAAGCTCACCGGCGTCGACCGACTGCCGGCTCCGGTCTCGCCCACCGACCGTCCGCTCGCGGTGTGACGGTCCAGAGAGATAGTGTTGGCGGACGTGCGTAGAGCGAAGATAGTTTGCACCCTTGGTCCAGCGACCGACTCCCCGGAGCGGCTGCGGGAACTGATCGACGTCGGCATGGACGTCGCCCGGTTCAACCTCAGCCACGGCAGCCATGCCGAACACGAGGAGCGATATCTGCGAGTGCGCAAGGCGGCCACCGAGGCCGAGCGCAACGTGGGTGTCCTGGTCGACCTGCAGGGTCCCAAGATCCGCCTGGGCACGTTCGCCGAGGGGTCCGTCGAGATCGAGGTCGGCCAGACGTTCGTCATCACCGTCGACGACGTCGACGGCACGTCCGAGCGGGCCTCCACCACCTACAAGGGCCTGCCGGGCGACGTGACCCCCGGTGACACCGTGCTGGTCGACGACGGCCGGCTCATGCTGGAGGTCACCGACGTCACCGAAACCGACGTCGTCACGAAGGTGGTCATCGGCGGCCGGGTCTCCAACCACAAGGGCCTCAACCTGCCCGGCACGGCTGTCAGCGTCCCGGCGATGTCGGAGAAGGACATCGAGGACCTGCGCTGGGGTCTGCGCATCGGCGCGGACATGATCGCGTTGTCGTTCGTGCGCTCGGCCTCCGACGTCGAGGACGTCCACCGCATCATGGCCGAGGAGGGCGTGCGGCTCCCGGTCATCGCGAAGGTGGAGAAGCCGCAGGCGGTCGAGAACCTCGCCGAGATCGTCGACGCGTTCGACGGCGTCATGGTCGCCCGCGGCGACCTCGGCGTCGAGCTGCCGCTGTGGGACGTCCCGCTGGTACAGAAGCGCGCCGTCGAGCTGTGCCGGCGCCGCGCCAAGCCGGTCATCGTGGCCACCCAGATGCTCGACTCGATGATCACCAACCCGCGGCCGACGCGTGCGGAGACCTCCGACGTCGCCAACGCGGTACTCGACGGCGCCGACGCGGTCATGCTCTCGGGCGAGACCAGTGTCGGTGCGTATCCGATCGAGACGGTCACCACCATGGCCCGCATCGTCGAGGCCGTCGAGGACCACGGCCTGGAGCGGATCCCGCCGCTGGGCACCCAGCCGCGCACCAAGGGCGGCGCCATCACCAAGGCCGCGGTCGAGACCGGCAGCCTGCTGGGCGCCAAGTACCTGGTGGCG
It encodes:
- a CDS encoding glutamate synthase subunit beta, giving the protein MADPRGFLKTPRQGAQARPVDVRLKDWKEVYPEPGIGRALLPIITEQAGRCMDCGIPFCHQGCPLGNLIPEWNDLVWRDDWKVAAERLHATNNFPEFTGRLCPAPCEAACVVAIADDAVTIKNVEVAIIDKAFDEGWVVPAPPERLTDRTVAVVGSGPAGLAVAQQLTRAGHTVAVYERADRAGGLLRYGIPEFKMEKRHLDRRLDQMRAEGTIFRTGVDVGGAITGQELRSRYDAVVLATGATAWRDLPVPGRELDGVHQAMEYLPQANRSSLGETVPGQITATGKHVVIIGGGDTGADCLGTAHRQGAASVTQLEIMPEPPGTRHASTPWPTWPLMLRTSSAHEEGGERVYAVSTQEFVGVDGRVRALRLVEVRRAESGGFEPVPGSERELPADLVLLAMGFVGPERSALIEQLGVDLDGRGNIVRDDSYETTVPGVFVAGDAGRGQSLIVWAIAEGRAAAAAVDRKLTGVDRLPAPVSPTDRPLAV
- the pyk gene encoding pyruvate kinase, which produces MRRAKIVCTLGPATDSPERLRELIDVGMDVARFNLSHGSHAEHEERYLRVRKAATEAERNVGVLVDLQGPKIRLGTFAEGSVEIEVGQTFVITVDDVDGTSERASTTYKGLPGDVTPGDTVLVDDGRLMLEVTDVTETDVVTKVVIGGRVSNHKGLNLPGTAVSVPAMSEKDIEDLRWGLRIGADMIALSFVRSASDVEDVHRIMAEEGVRLPVIAKVEKPQAVENLAEIVDAFDGVMVARGDLGVELPLWDVPLVQKRAVELCRRRAKPVIVATQMLDSMITNPRPTRAETSDVANAVLDGADAVMLSGETSVGAYPIETVTTMARIVEAVEDHGLERIPPLGTQPRTKGGAITKAAVETGSLLGAKYLVAFTQSGDSARRMARLRPGIPLLAFSPLTATRHQLALSWGIEAFTADHVDHTDEMVKQVDRMLLEQERCRRGDLVVIVAGSPPGIPGSTNAMRVHRIGDAVGKVAPAYH